In Parvivirga hydrogeniphila, one genomic interval encodes:
- the murD gene encoding UDP-N-acetylmuramoyl-L-alanine--D-glutamate ligase has protein sequence MSERSIPSGSYAVLGLGASGEAVCRFLAKRLDQGTVERVVAYDSADTPELRSRAAALEALGIECVLGAHAVTAPAAVAVASPGIRPDSPLMRSAQEVAREVLSEIELAYRASSSPWIAVTGTNGKTTTTALVGHILDCSGVPCEVVGNIGRPAISVVDDTGPATVLVAEVSSFQLRSSFRFHPRVSVLLNVTPDHIDYHGSFEAYAADKARIFAQQGHGDTAVIDVDDPGSARYAPIVEAAGVSVVRVSLTSEPTRGAFLRDGVLVVAGEHGVVELVGRDEIRIKGQHNVSNALAAAAAALAAGADLEGVREGLRTFAPLPHRLEPVGVVDGVEYFNDSKATNPDSVLKALTAFDDRPLVLLLGGRNKGSSFASVAKAACTRVRAVVVFGEAADEIAAAFEGKEGCRLLRAAGLADAVTAARSVARAGDAVLLSPGCASFDEFRGYDHRGATFRHLVEEAGRAT, from the coding sequence ATGAGCGAGCGGTCCATACCTTCCGGTTCGTACGCGGTGCTCGGTCTGGGGGCCTCAGGCGAGGCGGTGTGCCGCTTTCTCGCCAAGCGCCTCGATCAGGGCACCGTGGAGCGCGTGGTCGCGTACGACAGCGCGGACACCCCCGAACTGCGCAGCCGTGCGGCCGCTCTCGAGGCGCTCGGGATCGAGTGCGTCCTCGGTGCGCATGCGGTCACGGCGCCGGCAGCCGTGGCGGTGGCGAGCCCAGGCATCAGGCCCGACAGCCCGCTGATGCGCTCCGCGCAGGAGGTGGCACGCGAGGTCTTGAGCGAGATCGAGCTCGCGTACCGCGCGTCGAGCTCTCCGTGGATCGCCGTCACCGGCACGAACGGGAAGACCACGACCACGGCGCTCGTCGGGCACATCCTCGACTGCTCCGGCGTGCCCTGCGAGGTCGTCGGCAACATCGGGCGTCCCGCCATCTCGGTCGTCGATGACACCGGACCGGCGACCGTCCTCGTCGCAGAGGTCTCAAGCTTTCAGCTCAGGTCGAGCTTCAGGTTTCATCCTCGGGTGTCCGTGCTGCTGAACGTCACGCCGGACCACATCGACTACCACGGGTCGTTCGAGGCGTACGCCGCAGACAAGGCCCGCATCTTCGCCCAGCAGGGGCACGGTGACACCGCCGTGATCGACGTGGACGATCCGGGTTCGGCCCGATACGCGCCGATCGTCGAGGCCGCAGGCGTCTCCGTGGTCCGGGTGAGCCTCACGAGCGAGCCGACGAGAGGAGCGTTCCTGCGCGACGGCGTGCTCGTGGTGGCTGGAGAGCACGGGGTCGTCGAGCTCGTCGGGCGCGATGAGATAAGGATCAAAGGCCAGCACAACGTGAGCAACGCGCTTGCAGCGGCAGCGGCTGCGTTGGCAGCAGGCGCCGACCTCGAGGGCGTCCGCGAGGGGCTCCGGACCTTCGCGCCCCTGCCGCACCGGCTGGAGCCGGTCGGCGTCGTGGATGGCGTTGAGTACTTCAACGACTCGAAAGCGACGAATCCAGACAGCGTCTTGAAGGCGCTGACAGCGTTCGACGACAGGCCGCTCGTGCTCTTGCTGGGCGGCAGGAACAAAGGATCGAGCTTCGCGTCCGTCGCAAAGGCCGCGTGCACGCGCGTGCGTGCCGTGGTGGTGTTCGGCGAGGCGGCAGACGAGATCGCAGCGGCGTTCGAGGGAAAGGAAGGGTGCCGGCTGCTTCGGGCCGCGGGCCTCGCGGACGCGGTCACGGCCGCGCGCTCGGTGGCGCGAGCAGGCGACGCTGTGCTGCTCTCCCCGGGGTGCGCCTCGTTCGACGAATTCCGAGGGTACGACCACCGAGGAGCTACCTTCCGCCATCTGGTGGAAGAAGCGGGGCGGGCGACGTGA
- the mraY gene encoding phospho-N-acetylmuramoyl-pentapeptide-transferase, producing the protein MFSFIPEIARYPTYQVLLAAVVAMSLAGALFPLWIRILKYRNIGQQVRADGPQGHLIKQGTPTMGGVLILLVVSVVYLGGGEVDRKGLIALMAMLACGLLGFIDDYAKVVHERSLGLRPRAKIAGQALVAITVALAAVNWAHISTKVLMPPVGYVDLGTLSSVVRLGDVAVRIPWLYLLLVWFMVVGESNAVNLTDGLDGLAAGTVTLVMLTYAAIAFRQDSLAVSLFASTVAGACVGFLWYNSHPADIFMGDTGSLGLGAAIATLAIVTKTELLLLLIGGVYLVETLSVVLQVASFKLTGKRIFRMAPIHHHFEMLGWSETKVMVRFWIITGIMAGAGFALYFVSTALWKQA; encoded by the coding sequence ATGTTTAGCTTCATACCAGAGATAGCGCGGTACCCGACCTACCAGGTCCTCCTGGCCGCGGTGGTTGCCATGTCGCTGGCCGGTGCGCTCTTCCCGCTGTGGATCCGGATCCTCAAGTACCGCAACATCGGCCAGCAGGTGCGAGCGGACGGTCCTCAAGGCCACCTGATCAAGCAGGGCACGCCGACGATGGGAGGCGTGCTGATCCTGCTCGTGGTGTCGGTCGTCTACCTGGGCGGTGGCGAGGTCGACCGCAAGGGGCTGATCGCGCTCATGGCGATGCTGGCGTGCGGGCTTCTGGGGTTCATCGACGACTACGCCAAAGTCGTGCACGAGCGGTCGCTTGGGCTCCGCCCGCGGGCGAAGATCGCCGGGCAAGCGCTGGTGGCCATCACGGTCGCGCTTGCGGCCGTGAACTGGGCCCACATCTCCACCAAGGTGCTCATGCCGCCTGTCGGCTACGTCGACCTCGGGACGCTGTCGAGCGTCGTGCGACTGGGCGACGTGGCGGTCCGAATCCCGTGGCTGTACCTCCTGTTGGTGTGGTTCATGGTGGTCGGTGAGAGCAACGCGGTGAACCTCACCGACGGCCTCGACGGCCTGGCGGCCGGCACGGTGACGCTCGTGATGCTGACCTACGCCGCGATCGCGTTCCGTCAGGACTCGCTTGCTGTGTCGCTGTTCGCTTCCACGGTGGCGGGAGCGTGTGTCGGGTTCTTGTGGTACAACAGCCACCCCGCAGACATCTTCATGGGCGATACGGGCTCGTTGGGGCTCGGCGCCGCGATCGCGACGCTCGCGATCGTGACCAAGACAGAGCTCTTGCTTCTGCTCATCGGCGGCGTGTACCTGGTAGAGACGCTCTCGGTGGTGCTCCAAGTCGCGTCGTTCAAGCTCACGGGCAAGCGCATATTCAGGATGGCTCCGATCCACCACCACTTCGAGATGCTCGGGTGGAGCGAGACGAAGGTCATGGTGAGGTTCTGGATCATCACCGGTATCATGGCCGGGGCGGGCTTTGCGCTCTACTTCGTGTCGACTGCGCTGTGGAAGCAAGCATGA
- a CDS encoding UDP-N-acetylmuramoyl-tripeptide--D-alanyl-D-alanine ligase gives MLRASIERVLEVTGGALVAGDASAMTNGLALDSRKVEPGNVFIALAGEHADGHDFVRAAIDAGARAVIVTRAEESVLQQIADSRDPDAAVVLVDDAVKAVQALAAYHRSRLICPVIGVTGSTGKTTTKDFLRAALQARFKVVASEGNRNNELGVPLTIFEAGADTGVLVVEMAMRGSGQIAELAAIARPTHGLVTNVGLSHVGVLGSQEAIADAKGELVEAIPETGAVFLNGDDAWTERLAAKSRARVVRYGLSESCDVRAEDISTAEGGFPVFTLVTGEERAAVTLPVLGKHNVYNALAAAAVALDLGVEAERIVDGLAGANMSGMRMDVFESASGVTVINDAYNANPVSMRAAIAALTDVRAPGRRVAVLGDMAELGSLAELAHFQLGEEVARSRIDVLVTVGSLARRIAEGARAEGMDPDSIRPCATPEEASEVLDDLLEPGDAVLVKASRVMGLERVVEGITEPHV, from the coding sequence GTGCTGAGAGCAAGCATCGAGCGCGTGCTCGAGGTGACCGGCGGCGCGCTCGTCGCCGGAGACGCCTCGGCAATGACGAACGGCCTTGCGCTCGACTCCCGGAAGGTCGAGCCGGGCAACGTCTTCATCGCGCTTGCAGGCGAGCACGCTGACGGGCACGACTTCGTGCGTGCAGCCATCGACGCCGGGGCGCGCGCGGTGATCGTCACGCGCGCTGAGGAGTCCGTCCTCCAGCAAATCGCCGATTCCCGCGATCCGGACGCGGCGGTCGTGCTCGTCGACGACGCAGTGAAAGCGGTGCAGGCGCTCGCTGCGTACCACCGGTCGAGGCTTATCTGCCCCGTCATCGGCGTGACCGGCTCAACGGGCAAGACCACGACGAAGGACTTCCTGCGCGCTGCGCTCCAGGCGCGGTTCAAAGTCGTCGCAAGCGAAGGCAACCGCAACAACGAGCTTGGCGTGCCGCTCACCATCTTCGAGGCAGGCGCCGATACCGGCGTCCTCGTGGTGGAGATGGCGATGCGCGGCTCTGGCCAGATAGCCGAGCTCGCTGCGATCGCTCGACCGACGCACGGTCTCGTGACGAACGTCGGGTTGAGCCACGTGGGTGTCTTGGGCAGCCAAGAGGCGATCGCTGACGCGAAAGGGGAGCTCGTCGAAGCCATACCGGAGACAGGCGCCGTGTTCTTGAACGGCGACGACGCGTGGACGGAGCGCTTGGCAGCGAAGTCTCGTGCGCGCGTGGTCCGCTACGGGCTGTCCGAGTCGTGCGACGTCAGAGCCGAAGACATCTCGACCGCCGAGGGGGGCTTCCCGGTCTTCACGCTCGTGACGGGTGAAGAGCGGGCGGCCGTGACGCTTCCTGTGCTCGGCAAGCACAACGTCTACAACGCGCTGGCTGCTGCTGCGGTGGCCCTCGATCTCGGCGTGGAGGCCGAGCGCATCGTCGATGGGCTTGCCGGAGCGAATATGAGCGGCATGCGCATGGACGTGTTCGAGTCCGCTTCGGGCGTGACGGTCATCAACGACGCGTACAACGCCAATCCGGTCTCGATGAGGGCGGCCATCGCGGCGCTCACGGACGTCCGGGCGCCAGGAAGGCGCGTCGCGGTGCTGGGCGACATGGCCGAGCTCGGCTCGCTCGCGGAGCTCGCTCACTTCCAGCTGGGTGAGGAGGTCGCGCGCTCAAGGATCGACGTGCTCGTCACGGTCGGCTCGCTCGCGCGGCGCATCGCGGAGGGCGCTCGTGCCGAAGGGATGGATCCGGACTCGATCCGTCCGTGTGCCACGCCTGAAGAGGCAAGCGAGGTGCTCGACGACCTCCTCGAGCCGGGCGACGCCGTGCTGGTGAAAGCGTCGCGCGTGATGGGGCTTGAGCGCGTTGTCGAGGGGATAACTGAACCTCATGTTTAG
- a CDS encoding UDP-N-acetylmuramoyl-L-alanyl-D-glutamate--2,6-diaminopimelate ligase: protein MGDVRLDDLLAGVGVVSVPDTAVSVTGIAYRSDRVFEGDAFFCIPGFAHDGHDFAPDAVARGARAVVAERALPALDPSVPVALVSNAREALALASARFFGHPSSAMSVVGITGTNGKTTTTYIVDSIMRAAGHVTGIIGTVEVRVRDERMPAARTTPESRDLQELLATMRSAGVESVAMEVSSHAIDLKRVVGIRFAVAAFTNLTQDHLDYHKTLEEYWAVKKRLFTDHEVEARVVNVDDAFGAKLASEIPGVLTVGRSPNASLRAEEEAHGADGSEFDLVFGLQRLRVRVPLPGAHNVENALVAAGCALSLGIDLSTIAAGIESCPQVPGRLERIDEGQPFSVLVDYAHTPDSLAKAIEAVREVTPGRVIVVFGCGGDRDREKRPLMGAAAGSRADLVVVTSDNPRSEDPVGIVLQIEDGLRTTGARYQVEVDRRSAIRAALTQAKPGDAVLIAGKGHEDYQIFSDRTIHFDDREVAREELRRLC, encoded by the coding sequence ATGGGTGACGTGAGGCTCGACGATCTGTTGGCGGGCGTAGGTGTCGTGAGCGTGCCAGACACCGCCGTTTCCGTGACCGGCATCGCGTATCGTTCCGACCGCGTCTTCGAGGGAGACGCGTTCTTCTGCATACCCGGGTTCGCGCACGATGGGCACGACTTCGCGCCCGATGCGGTCGCGCGCGGCGCTCGGGCAGTGGTGGCCGAACGAGCGCTGCCGGCGCTCGATCCCTCGGTGCCGGTCGCGCTCGTCTCCAACGCGCGGGAGGCGCTCGCGCTGGCCTCGGCCCGCTTCTTCGGCCACCCGAGCAGCGCGATGTCCGTGGTCGGCATCACGGGAACCAATGGCAAGACGACGACCACCTACATCGTCGACTCCATCATGCGAGCAGCAGGGCACGTGACCGGCATCATCGGCACGGTCGAGGTCCGTGTCCGGGACGAGCGGATGCCGGCGGCGAGGACAACGCCTGAGTCTCGCGACCTGCAAGAGCTGCTCGCGACGATGCGCTCCGCGGGCGTGGAGAGCGTCGCGATGGAGGTGTCGTCGCACGCGATCGATCTCAAGCGGGTCGTCGGCATCCGGTTCGCGGTGGCGGCCTTCACGAACCTGACGCAGGACCACCTCGACTACCACAAGACGCTCGAGGAGTACTGGGCGGTCAAGAAGCGGCTGTTCACCGACCACGAGGTGGAGGCCCGCGTGGTGAACGTCGACGACGCTTTCGGCGCAAAGCTCGCGAGCGAGATCCCTGGCGTGCTCACCGTCGGCCGCTCGCCGAACGCTTCGCTCCGCGCAGAGGAAGAAGCGCACGGTGCGGACGGCAGCGAGTTCGACCTCGTTTTCGGCCTGCAGCGCCTCCGCGTGCGCGTTCCGCTGCCCGGTGCGCACAACGTGGAGAACGCGCTCGTCGCGGCCGGATGCGCGCTCTCGCTCGGCATCGACCTTTCCACGATCGCGGCCGGCATCGAGTCGTGTCCGCAGGTGCCAGGACGGCTCGAGCGGATCGACGAGGGGCAGCCCTTCTCGGTGCTCGTCGACTATGCGCACACGCCGGACTCGCTCGCGAAGGCCATCGAGGCGGTGCGCGAGGTGACGCCCGGCAGGGTGATCGTGGTGTTCGGGTGCGGCGGCGACCGCGACCGCGAGAAGCGGCCGTTGATGGGCGCTGCGGCCGGAAGCCGCGCCGATCTCGTGGTGGTGACGAGCGACAACCCACGCAGCGAGGACCCCGTCGGCATCGTCTTGCAGATCGAAGACGGGCTTCGTACGACGGGCGCTCGCTATCAGGTCGAAGTCGACCGCCGTTCGGCGATCCGGGCGGCGCTCACGCAGGCGAAGCCTGGCGATGCGGTCCTCATCGCCGGCAAGGGCCACGAGGACTACCAGATCTTCTCGGACCGCACGATCCACTTCGACGACCGTGAGGTCGCGCGAGAGGAGTTGAGGCGGCTGTGCTGA
- a CDS encoding peptidoglycan D,D-transpeptidase FtsI family protein: MRADRGRGRRLGRYLFVLVSLLAGLVLVSARLVYIQLVEGPAYAAMAKEQRSRELELPAQRGSIYDREGKPLAVTTAAKTVYAVPREVADAQAAARALASTLGGSEETYRAKLEKKSNFVYLARRVPLERAQALEQLKLAGIYFQDDTRRVYPGSSLACQVLGFIGVDGNGLSGVEKQYDELLAGKPGVLICEKGIGGVPIPGGVSLREEPIDGQNIVLTLDADIQYQAQTVLAETVKRWKAKSGSVVVMDAKTGAILALASVPDFDPNRYSEADPQAFRCRPVTDRYEPGSTVKAVTAAAAIEERLAQPHTKFRLPPTLKIGTRTIHEAHPRGTVDWTLTQIVTNSSNVGAVKLGLLLGPEKMYEYLERFGLTERSGVDYPGEAAPSVPKPKDWSSTSIGNIPFGQGLAVTPLQLARAIAAIGNGGYLVTPHVLQQLPDAPTTKLEWPTRRAISEQTAATMREVLKDVVTEGTGKGAAVPGYTVAGKTGTAQKARTDGVRGYAKGKYVASFSGFLPADDPAVVIVVTVDEPSGAIYGGTVAAPAFSKIGAFCMAHLGIPPRVETTGEATRSTESSSTTSTAPSQGAGR; this comes from the coding sequence ATGAGGGCGGATCGAGGCCGGGGACGGCGGCTCGGACGCTACCTGTTCGTGCTCGTATCGCTGCTGGCGGGGCTCGTCCTTGTCAGCGCGCGCCTCGTCTACATCCAACTCGTGGAAGGTCCGGCGTACGCTGCCATGGCCAAAGAGCAGCGCAGCCGCGAGCTCGAGCTGCCGGCCCAGCGGGGCTCGATCTATGACCGCGAAGGCAAGCCGCTGGCGGTGACGACTGCCGCGAAGACGGTGTATGCGGTGCCGCGCGAAGTGGCCGACGCGCAGGCCGCGGCGCGCGCCCTCGCGTCCACGCTCGGGGGGAGCGAGGAGACGTACCGGGCGAAGCTCGAGAAGAAGTCCAACTTCGTGTACCTCGCGCGCAGGGTGCCGCTCGAGCGAGCGCAAGCGCTGGAGCAGCTCAAGCTAGCGGGCATCTACTTCCAGGACGACACGAGACGCGTGTATCCCGGAAGCAGCCTGGCCTGCCAGGTTCTCGGGTTCATCGGCGTGGACGGCAACGGCCTGTCAGGCGTCGAGAAGCAGTACGACGAGCTCCTCGCCGGCAAGCCAGGCGTTCTCATCTGCGAGAAAGGCATCGGCGGCGTGCCTATCCCGGGTGGCGTGAGCCTGAGAGAAGAGCCGATCGACGGCCAGAACATCGTGCTCACGCTCGACGCGGACATCCAGTACCAGGCCCAGACAGTGCTCGCCGAGACCGTGAAGCGATGGAAGGCCAAGAGCGGGTCTGTGGTGGTGATGGACGCGAAGACGGGCGCGATCCTGGCGCTCGCGTCGGTGCCGGACTTCGACCCCAACCGGTACTCGGAAGCCGACCCGCAGGCCTTCCGGTGCCGCCCTGTCACGGACCGGTACGAGCCTGGCTCCACCGTCAAGGCGGTGACGGCCGCGGCCGCCATCGAGGAGCGCTTGGCGCAGCCGCACACGAAGTTCCGCCTGCCGCCGACGCTCAAGATCGGCACGCGCACGATCCACGAGGCGCATCCGCGAGGCACGGTCGACTGGACGCTCACGCAGATCGTCACGAATTCGTCGAACGTCGGAGCGGTCAAGCTCGGGCTGCTGCTCGGGCCCGAGAAGATGTACGAGTACCTCGAACGGTTCGGTCTCACGGAGCGCTCCGGCGTGGACTACCCCGGAGAGGCCGCGCCGAGCGTGCCGAAGCCGAAGGACTGGTCGTCCACCAGCATCGGCAACATCCCGTTCGGGCAGGGGCTTGCCGTGACGCCGCTCCAGCTGGCGCGGGCGATCGCAGCGATCGGCAATGGCGGTTACCTCGTGACGCCGCACGTGCTGCAGCAGCTGCCCGATGCTCCGACGACGAAGCTCGAGTGGCCGACGCGCCGGGCCATCTCGGAGCAGACCGCTGCGACGATGCGCGAGGTGCTCAAAGACGTCGTCACGGAGGGAACCGGCAAGGGAGCGGCCGTTCCTGGATACACCGTGGCCGGCAAGACAGGCACGGCGCAGAAAGCGCGCACCGACGGCGTGCGCGGGTACGCGAAAGGCAAGTACGTCGCGTCGTTCTCGGGCTTCCTACCGGCGGACGATCCGGCTGTTGTCATTGTCGTGACGGTCGACGAGCCGTCCGGCGCGATCTACGGCGGGACGGTCGCGGCGCCCGCGTTCTCGAAAATCGGCGCGTTCTGCATGGCGCACCTGGGGATACCGCCGCGCGTCGAGACGACGGGCGAGGCCACGCGTTCGACGGAGAGCTCGAGCACGACATCAACGGCTCCGTCACAGGGCGCGGGCAGGTGA
- the rsmH gene encoding 16S rRNA (cytosine(1402)-N(4))-methyltransferase RsmH, translating to MEYRHTPVLLAEVTQHLTLHDGSIVVDCTLGGAGHAKRAAQLIAPTGILVGIDKDDAALTAARDVLPLGQQTIILLKGDYGDLDDLLVEARIPYVDAFIFDLGVSSFQLDEAGRGFSYHRDAPLDMRMDAASSQPTAADIVNTYSEEELARVIREYGEERWASRIAAFIVAARARHPIATTGDLVDVVKAAIPAAARREGGHPAKRTFQALRIEVNQELRSVERGIESAIGWLVPGGRIAVISYHSLEDRIVKRIFADAMQGCVCPPGLPECACGRVPVIRVVTRRPIVPSAEEIAANPRARSAKLRVAEKVSEAMA from the coding sequence ATGGAATACCGGCACACCCCAGTTTTGCTGGCCGAGGTGACGCAGCACCTGACGTTGCACGACGGTTCGATCGTTGTCGACTGTACCTTGGGCGGGGCAGGACACGCGAAACGGGCTGCACAGCTTATCGCGCCCACGGGGATCCTCGTGGGAATCGACAAAGACGACGCCGCACTCACCGCAGCACGAGACGTACTACCCCTCGGCCAGCAGACGATCATCCTGCTCAAGGGTGACTACGGGGATCTCGACGACCTGCTCGTGGAGGCGAGGATCCCGTACGTCGACGCCTTCATCTTCGACCTCGGAGTCTCCTCCTTCCAGCTTGACGAGGCCGGCCGCGGTTTCTCGTACCACCGCGACGCGCCGCTGGACATGCGGATGGACGCCGCATCATCGCAGCCGACCGCGGCCGACATCGTCAACACCTACAGCGAAGAGGAGCTCGCCCGGGTCATCCGCGAGTACGGGGAGGAGCGGTGGGCCTCGCGCATCGCAGCTTTCATCGTCGCCGCGCGGGCCCGCCATCCGATCGCGACCACCGGGGACCTCGTCGACGTCGTCAAGGCTGCGATCCCCGCGGCAGCGCGGCGTGAAGGCGGTCACCCGGCGAAGCGCACGTTCCAGGCGCTGCGCATCGAGGTCAACCAGGAGCTGCGCTCAGTGGAGCGAGGCATCGAGTCGGCGATCGGGTGGCTCGTACCTGGCGGGAGGATCGCGGTGATCTCGTACCACTCGCTCGAAGACCGCATCGTGAAGCGGATCTTCGCGGATGCGATGCAGGGATGCGTCTGTCCGCCCGGTCTCCCGGAGTGCGCGTGCGGCAGAGTGCCGGTTATCCGAGTCGTGACAAGACGGCCGATCGTTCCGTCGGCCGAGGAGATCGCGGCCAATCCGCGGGCTCGCAGCGCGAAGCTCAGGGTGGCCGAGAAGGTTTCAGAGGCGATGGCGTGA
- the mraZ gene encoding division/cell wall cluster transcriptional repressor MraZ, whose amino-acid sequence MFLGEYQHVLDAKGRLSLPVKYRAEMTGKLVVAKGLGECLYVYSAEEYRAFIRRLMEQDDFDPRFRQVRRFFTSGAIETELDSAGRISLPANLREHARLEKEVAVIGNGNRIELWDAARWAAYNGETAERIEDVARELAELGIL is encoded by the coding sequence CTCGGCGAGTACCAGCACGTGCTGGACGCCAAGGGGCGCCTGTCTTTGCCTGTGAAGTACCGGGCGGAGATGACGGGCAAGCTCGTGGTCGCGAAGGGCCTCGGTGAGTGCCTCTACGTGTACTCCGCCGAGGAGTACCGCGCATTCATCCGCCGGCTGATGGAGCAGGACGACTTCGACCCGCGCTTCCGCCAGGTACGGCGCTTCTTCACCTCGGGCGCCATCGAGACCGAGCTCGACTCTGCGGGCCGGATCTCGCTGCCTGCGAACCTGCGGGAGCACGCGCGCCTCGAGAAGGAGGTCGCGGTGATCGGCAACGGCAACCGCATCGAGCTGTGGGACGCGGCCCGCTGGGCCGCCTACAACGGCGAGACTGCCGAGCGTATCGAGGACGTTGCACGGGAACTCGCTGAGCTCGGCATCTTGTAG